A region from the Arachis ipaensis cultivar K30076 chromosome B01, Araip1.1, whole genome shotgun sequence genome encodes:
- the LOC107630203 gene encoding 36.4 kDa proline-rich protein-like: protein MFPTTSKATFFIFMILMLNAMPPIILACGPCTQPHPSPPHHHYRPKPPPHHGGGGKHPSKPPSYPSPPVIIIPPPVQPPPVIIYPPPPARATCPIDALKLGLCLDVAGGIVHVGIGNPVENICCPVIQGLLDLEAAICLCTVIRIKLLNLNIFIPVALQVLATCGMTPPPGFVCPPLK from the coding sequence ATGTTTCCAACAACCTCAAAAGCTACGTTTTTTATTTTCATGATTCTAATGCTGAATGCTATGCCACCAATAATCTTAGCATGTGGTCCTTGCACGCAGCCGCATCCATCACCACCTCACCACCACTACCGCCCAAAACCCCCGCCACATCACGGCGGAGGAGGAAAACACCCCTCGAAACCGCCGTCATATCCATCACCACCAGTCATCATCATCCCGCCTCCAGTGCAACCCCCTCCAGTAATCATATACCCGCCGCCGCCGGCTCGAGCGACCTGTCCGATCGACGCGCTGAAGCTAGGGCTGTGCTTGGACGTTGCCGGAGGGATTGTGCATGTGGGAATAGGGAACCCGGTGGAGAATATTTGTTGTCCAGTGATTCAAGGGTTGCTTGATCTTGAAGCGGCGATTTGTCTTTGCACCGTTATTAGGATTAAGCTTCTTAATCTCAACATATTCATACCTGTTGCTCTTCAGGTTCTTGCAACTTGTGGCATGACTCCTCCTCCTGGTTTTGTTTGTCCACCTCTaaaatag
- the LOC107617991 gene encoding transcription factor TCP24-like, whose amino-acid sequence MKHELLPLSVARATSSLHGYYFCFFRRCRRRLWRTISLCHPLRCTRSLRRRSRLLPLRLLHRHSHRIYSLWRLFHLISTRSLSSSRNHLKFQKDRHSKIHISHGLRDRRVRLSSEIVRKFFDLQDMLEFDKPSNTLEWLFTSI is encoded by the exons ATGAAACACGAGCTTCTTCCTCTCTCTGTCGCACGAGCTACTTCTTCTCTCCATGGCTACTACTTCTGCTTCTTCCGCCGCTGCCGCCGTCGCTTGTGGCGCACAATCTCTCTCTGTCATCCCTTGCGTTGCACGAGATCCCTCCGCCGCCGCTCTCGTCTACTCCCATTGCGTCTACTCCACCGCCATTCTCATCGAATCTACTCCCTCTGGCGCCTCTTCCATCTAATCTCAACTCGCTCTCTCAGTTCTTCTCGTAACCATCTCAAATTTCAG AAAGATAGGCACAGCAAGATTCACATATCTCATGGGTTGAGGGATAGAAGGGTGAGGCTTTCAAGCGAAATAGTGCGCAAGTTCTTTGATCTTCAGGACATGTTGGAGTTCGACAAGCCCAGCAACACGCTCGAATGGCTTTTCACCAGTATCTAA